The sequence below is a genomic window from Anaerolineales bacterium.
CACCTTGATCGTCGTCACCCACAACCACGAGGTCGCCCGCGAGACCCGGCGAGTGATCACGTTGCGCGATGGTAAGATACTGTCCGATGTCGCCGTGCGCTCCGCCTTCGACAGCGACTTGATGGACCTGAAGGCGTCAGCTCTGGGGAGCGCCATCGTGAACAACAAACCCATCCCGCCCGAGCTCGAGGAGTTCGCTCCCAGCCTGCGCCGTCTGCTCGACCGAGTGTGACGCCAGACTACCAGCCGGCGACCAATCCGCCCTCAAGGTGGACCGACGCGAAAGGAACGCTGATGAACAAGAAGTCGCTCACTGCCTCTGCCCTGTTGCTTCTCTTCGCCCTGCTCCTGATGGGGTGCTCGGCGCAGGGCGCCGAGCCCGACCCCGGTGCGGATCTCACGCCTTCACCCGATCTGCCCCCCTCCAACGCCGTCGTCGCCGATGGGCGCGTGATCCCGGTTCGCAGCGCCGAACTCAGCCTGGAGACGGGCGGCGCCGTGAGTGAGATCCTGGCCGCTGAGGGCGACTCGGTGAAGCAGGGTCAGCCGTTGGTGCGCCTGAGCAGCGCCGACCAGCTGACCGCCGCCGTTGCCTCGGCCCAGCTGCAGGAAATCGCGGCCCGCCAGGAGCTCGAGGCCTTGCAGGACAACGCCTCGGTCGCGACGGCGCAGGCCATGCTCGACCTGGCCAATGCCCGGGATGCCCTCAAGGATGCCGAGTACGATTGGCGCGTTCGGCAGGAGGGCAACCGCGCCAGCAAGGAAGTTGTCCTGCTGGCCGAAGCCAACTACCTCCTCGCCGAGAAGGCGCTCGACTCCGCCGAAGGAGGCTACCGCGCGGTTTCCGATCACGACAAGGACGACCCAGATCGCGCTCAGGCGTTGTCCGATTACGTGGCCGCACAGAACCGCCGCAACGACACCAGCAGGAATCTGAATTGGCTCGTCGGGCACCCCTCCGAGATTGACCAGGCGATCCTGGATGCCGAATTGGCCGAGGCCCAGGCCAACGTTCAAGTGGCCGAGAAGGCCTACGAAGACGTGAAGGACGGGGTCGATCCGGACGGTCTGGAGCTGGCACAGGCACGGCTAACCCAGGCCGAGGCGCAGCTGCGGGCAGCGGAATCCGCCTTGGCGCAGGCGGAGCTGCGAGCGCCCTTCGACGGTGTGGTTACCGCCATTGACTTGCGGGAAGGCGAATTCGTCGCCCCCGGAATCCCTGTCGCATGGGTCGCCGATTTTTCGGATTGGCGAGTCGAAACCACTGACCTGGGGGAAATCGATGCCGTCAACGTGCGCCTCGGCGACACCGCCACGGTCACCCTGGATGCCCTGCCCGATGTCGAGCTGGCCGGGACGGTGGAAAGCGTGAGCGGCTTCGGCGAGACGAAGCAAGGCGACATCACCTATAAGGCGGTGCTGCGCCTGGAACCGCCCTACCCCGATCTGCTGTGGAACATGACAGCCTATGTGACCATCCTACCCAATCTGACGGCCTCGCCTTGAGTAAAGACGGACTGGCTAGCCGCGGTGCCCCGGCGATCCACTGCCGGGGCGCTGTCGCCGGCCTTGCTTCCACCCGGCAGCCGGTAGCGAGCGGCATGCGACCCACCGCATGAGCCCCACCCTCGATCCCCACGAACACGTCCGTCGGCTCGAGTTGGAGCATCACACCCGCCTCGATCCCCACCACCGGCATTCCGCGCTTTCCGACGTAATCCTTGGCGGCCAGGACGGCCTGGTGAACGTGCTCGGGGTCATCTTGGGCGTGGCGGCCGCCTCCGGCGACACGCGCATCATCCTCGCCGCCGGCATGGCCGCTACCTTCGCCGAGTCCGTCTCGATGGGCGCCGTGGCCTACACCTCGACCATCGCCGAAAGCGATCTGTATCTGAGTGAACGGGAACGCGAGTACCGGCACATCGATACCGTTCCATACCTGGAACGGTCGGAGATCCGCAAGATCTTCGAGGCCAAGGGTTTCCAGGGCGAACTGCTCGAGCGCATCGTCGAGACGATCACCGACGATCCCCATATCTGGGTCGATCAGATGATGGCCGAGGAACACCAACTGGTGCCTTCCAGTCGCGGCGATGCGCGCCGGGCGGCGCTGATCGTCGGTGTCGCGGCCATCGTCGGGTCGCTGATCCCCATCACGCCTTTCTTCTTCCTCCCCGTCGGCCCGAGCATGATCGTCTCGATCGTGCTGGCGGCTCTCTCCCTGTTCGCCGTCGGTGCCTACAAGGCACGTGTCACCGTCGGCCGGCCCGGCCGGAGCGGGCTGGAGATGGCGGTCATCGGGATCCTCAGTGCTCTTGTGGGGTACGCTGTGGGACTGCTGTTCAAGGCACCAGCAACTCCCTGAACCGGCCAGGGGAAGTCTTCGGTGGGCTGCGGCGAAAGGCTTCGCCCAGAACACCTAACCGCCATCCTCAGAA
It includes:
- a CDS encoding VIT1/CCC1 transporter family protein encodes the protein MSPTLDPHEHVRRLELEHHTRLDPHHRHSALSDVILGGQDGLVNVLGVILGVAAASGDTRIILAAGMAATFAESVSMGAVAYTSTIAESDLYLSEREREYRHIDTVPYLERSEIRKIFEAKGFQGELLERIVETITDDPHIWVDQMMAEEHQLVPSSRGDARRAALIVGVAAIVGSLIPITPFFFLPVGPSMIVSIVLAALSLFAVGAYKARVTVGRPGRSGLEMAVIGILSALVGYAVGLLFKAPATP
- a CDS encoding efflux RND transporter periplasmic adaptor subunit, which gives rise to MNKKSLTASALLLLFALLLMGCSAQGAEPDPGADLTPSPDLPPSNAVVADGRVIPVRSAELSLETGGAVSEILAAEGDSVKQGQPLVRLSSADQLTAAVASAQLQEIAARQELEALQDNASVATAQAMLDLANARDALKDAEYDWRVRQEGNRASKEVVLLAEANYLLAEKALDSAEGGYRAVSDHDKDDPDRAQALSDYVAAQNRRNDTSRNLNWLVGHPSEIDQAILDAELAEAQANVQVAEKAYEDVKDGVDPDGLELAQARLTQAEAQLRAAESALAQAELRAPFDGVVTAIDLREGEFVAPGIPVAWVADFSDWRVETTDLGEIDAVNVRLGDTATVTLDALPDVELAGTVESVSGFGETKQGDITYKAVLRLEPPYPDLLWNMTAYVTILPNLTASP